AAAATCCTGTTAAACAAGGTTGATTTGCCCACATTGGGACGGCCCAGTATCGCGATAATCGGTTTTTTCAATTTTGTACTCTTTTTAATAATTCAGCAAATGAATATTTGAATTGCACAAGCGGACGATTCAATTCAGCACTCAAATCATTCATCGTCCAGTCATCCAAAAACACATCATTGTAATTTAAGCAATTTGGAGGTAAAACCACAACCTCATTTTCGGATTTTCCGAAAGAATGTGCAATATCTCTTCCGGTCAGCAATCCCGAAACAGTGACGCCGCCGCCGAAAAATTGGTTTTTTACCGGATGAGACCGAACAGAAAGACCAGAGATTGCGTTCAGTTCCGGTAAAATCCGCTGTTCGAGAGTCTCGACTGCCAGTTCTCCGGTCACAAAGACCAGCTCCCGGTCCGGCAGCGCTTTGGGCAAATCCTGAATCTCTTGCTCAAAATCATCCAGAAATTTCCGGGTCATTCCCACACCGTTTTCAATTTGATGAAAATCCTCATAGCGCTCAGCCCGGGGCAGCGGTCGGGCCGCGAGTATATAAAATTCATCCGCGAGATATACAAAATTTGATTGCAGGGTCTGCCGGAATCCAAGAGCCTGCGCTTCAATCCAATCTATGATTTTTCCGGCCAAACGCGGCGTAACCGGTGAAATCGGTGTTAGATGGTCACGATGTCCGGTTAATCCAACGGGAACAACAGCGACTGTCTTGATCCAGGGATAGTACATTGACAGTCGATGGATGGTATCCTCAAGCACCTCGCCGTCGTTAAAACCCGGACATAGTACAATTTGTGCATGCATTTCGATCTGATGCGCTGCCAGAAAATTTAACTTCTCAATCAGGCAATCATCCCGCTTTAAACCCAGCATTTTTTGGCGCACTTTGGGATCTAAAGCGTGAACCGAAATATACAAAGGCGACAAATGCTGTTCAGCGATCCGCTGTATATCTTTTTTCGAAAAATTGGTCAGCGTAACATAATTACCGTACAAAAAAGACATACGATAATCCTCATCCTTGAACAACAGAGGTGATCGGACATGGGGCGGATTTTGATCCACAAAGCAGAAAACACAGTGATTGCCGCAACCTTTGCATGTCATTTCCTTGAAATCGAGTCCCAGATCAAATTCGTCATCACCCTCGATTTCATAGAGAGTGAGTTCGCCGTTGCGTTCGATCAGCATATCCATATTGTCATCACGATAAAAATGATAATCCAGAATATCACGAATCGGATGGTCGTTAATCGATAAAAGCAGATCCCCAACTTGAATCCCCAATTCTTTAGCAGGACTGTTATGTTTTACTTTTAATATTTTCAAAAAGCTCCCGTTTTTTCACCATTTAACCCATCAATCGGGCAACTGTTCCTTTAAATCATAGACTCTAACACCTGTTCCAGGTTGTGCACCGCTTTCAACGCATCGAGTCCGGAAAGCGGCTGATTGGGATAAAACCGGCCGGAGTTTTCCCGGGCCTGCATAATACCGAGTTCTGTTACCAGATTAATTGCATTGTAGGCATAATTCACACGTTTTACATCGGGGAAAACCGAAGGCTGGTTGATATAGCGAGTGGTAATATCCTGGCCCAAATAATGAACCATGACATTCTGACAGACAAGCGCGGCATCGCGGCGTTTTAAA
This genomic window from candidate division KSB1 bacterium contains:
- a CDS encoding DUF512 domain-containing protein; translation: MKILKVKHNSPAKELGIQVGDLLLSINDHPIRDILDYHFYRDDNMDMLIERNGELTLYEIEGDDEFDLGLDFKEMTCKGCGNHCVFCFVDQNPPHVRSPLLFKDEDYRMSFLYGNYVTLTNFSKKDIQRIAEQHLSPLYISVHALDPKVRQKMLGLKRDDCLIEKLNFLAAHQIEMHAQIVLCPGFNDGEVLEDTIHRLSMYYPWIKTVAVVPVGLTGHRDHLTPISPVTPRLAGKIIDWIEAQALGFRQTLQSNFVYLADEFYILAARPLPRAERYEDFHQIENGVGMTRKFLDDFEQEIQDLPKALPDRELVFVTGELAVETLEQRILPELNAISGLSVRSHPVKNQFFGGGVTVSGLLTGRDIAHSFGKSENEVVVLPPNCLNYNDVFLDDWTMNDLSAELNRPLVQFKYSFAELLKRVQN